One Deltaproteobacteria bacterium genomic region harbors:
- a CDS encoding diguanylate cyclase: MSILIVDDSQDQLLLLESILKAAGHTDILLAGSPIDALNYLDMDGSKKDGGVDLILMDIVMPDIDGIEACRLIKENDHLQDIPIIMVTAETEAVHLESAFDAGAVDYVTKPINKIELLARIRSVLKLKHETDRRKAHEQELLEMTQKLAEANQKLERLSYLDGLTGVANRRYFENFLNKEWRSGARNNKPLSLIMIDIDFFKAYNDTYGHQCGDDCLKQVVKALSHTLKRPRDFLARYGGEEFVAILPETEIKGAAHVAEAMHSNVEALGIEHRRSSVSKTVTVSLGVTSTIPDYNLVPNVLVAEADKALYQAKQEGRNRVVTREIK, encoded by the coding sequence ATGAGCATACTTATCGTTGATGACTCACAGGATCAGCTATTACTCCTTGAATCTATCCTGAAGGCCGCTGGGCATACAGATATTCTCCTTGCAGGATCACCTATTGATGCCTTGAATTATTTGGATATGGACGGTTCTAAAAAGGATGGTGGGGTTGATCTTATCCTGATGGATATTGTAATGCCTGATATAGATGGTATAGAGGCATGCCGTCTGATCAAGGAGAATGACCATCTTCAGGACATCCCGATTATAATGGTCACGGCAGAAACAGAGGCGGTTCACTTGGAATCGGCTTTTGACGCAGGGGCTGTAGATTATGTCACCAAACCGATAAACAAGATAGAACTTCTCGCAAGGATTCGCTCAGTCTTGAAACTAAAACACGAGACAGACCGGCGCAAGGCCCATGAGCAAGAATTACTCGAGATGACACAAAAGCTTGCTGAGGCCAACCAAAAATTGGAGCGTCTTTCCTATCTTGATGGATTGACTGGTGTCGCCAACCGTCGTTATTTTGAAAATTTTCTCAATAAGGAGTGGAGGAGTGGGGCACGAAATAATAAGCCACTGTCGCTGATCATGATTGATATAGACTTTTTCAAGGCTTATAATGATACCTATGGACATCAATGTGGCGATGACTGTCTTAAACAGGTTGTAAAGGCTTTGAGCCATACATTGAAAAGGCCTAGAGACTTTCTTGCACGATATGGCGGTGAGGAATTTGTGGCTATCTTGCCTGAAACAGAGATAAAGGGGGCTGCCCACGTGGCAGAAGCTATGCACTCAAATGTGGAAGCCCTGGGGATTGAACACAGAAGGTCATCGGTCAGTAAAACAGTTACCGTTAGTTTAGGAGTAACATCTACTATCCCAGACTATAATTTAGTACCTAACGTACTTGTCGCTGAGGCCGACAAAGCGCTCTATCAGGCAAAACAGGAGGGACGTAATCGGGTAGTAACAAGAGAAATCAAATAG
- a CDS encoding Hpt domain-containing protein produces MTQDNSANQKKIIVHVDPEIEDLIPGFLENRRNDVKTLQEALTKGDYETIRILGHSMKGSGGGYGFDAITEIGRSLEDAAKTKNTEETRRWVDELLHYLERVEVVYE; encoded by the coding sequence ATGACACAGGATAACAGCGCGAATCAGAAAAAAATAATTGTCCATGTGGATCCCGAGATCGAGGATCTTATACCCGGATTTCTTGAAAACAGGCGTAATGATGTAAAAACATTGCAGGAAGCCCTGACTAAAGGTGATTATGAAACTATTCGAATTTTGGGCCATAGTATGAAAGGGTCTGGTGGGGGATATGGATTTGACGCCATCACCGAGATAGGCCGATCACTTGAAGATGCCGCAAAGACAAAAAATACCGAAGAAACGCGAAGGTGGGTTGACGAACTCTTACACTACCTTGAGCGTGTTGAGGTAGTCTATGAATAG
- the tadA gene encoding Flp pilus assembly complex ATPase component TadA — MNSTVKPLILVIDNNHDQLRLMERLLTSNGYNVICADSGLKGLEIVKTNKPDLILLDVMMPRMDGYEVCSRLQKNSETAYIPVIFITALGEEQDKARAFSVGAVDYLVKPIQKEILIHKARTHLKTNTQWKELHKDAVPSEEGMQPSYFLQFKEFLFDQLDLESEKRVKFSAISPSQIYLIVRYLGITNSQMAKYIADFLKLPYISQINPYDVQLGVLPIPFCRTNLVVALSDGGEGNTFALSNPFNLELLDSLNKLTGKDQTFKLTITEPEHIELLFKYGADLGGETPAKRVAIAEDTQKIEGPTSELIKQMSKKEIEKHPIVYIANTMINKAVLERASDIHIEPKETETVVRFRIDGDLRDSFALKKNTGVKLISRLKVLGGLDLAEKRKPQDGSFAATINNKTFKLRLATTSTPNGESLIIRLLEPSAKPKDLKELGMADKQVNTMIDFAKRTHGVILIVGPTGSGKTTTIYSFLFHIDCKTRSLISAEDPVEYYIPFANQQQVNEKAGVTFESLLKSAVRQDPDILFLGEIRDQYSAKMAMDFASTGHLTVTTLHTSNATTAIFRLERLGIDRGTMADPLIGVVAQRLLKRLCPHCKKIIQISQEEIDMISPFTDEIPSQVAHPVGCPKCNNTGYHGREGIYEIIKFDPEISEMVRSGVPISEIRNFIRDRGDFLVSYHAVEKVKELLFSPKDVYETVLVEELAFEQKRPKKEDHRMPVTEKKIKDKISILVVEDDKDSQRLIARFLENHGYTVVLAEDGIDALLQLGRHKFDLIISDVNMPNLDGFKLLEMKSQKGIEAPVIFLTSRTDPEDAKRGLELGAMDYIKKPTQKDILLLRVKNALENCNKGEDKGG, encoded by the coding sequence ATGAATAGTACCGTAAAGCCCTTAATTTTGGTCATTGACAACAATCATGATCAGCTGAGGCTGATGGAACGACTCCTGACGAGCAACGGCTATAATGTGATTTGTGCCGACAGCGGCCTCAAAGGGCTAGAAATTGTTAAAACCAACAAACCTGATCTTATTCTGCTTGATGTTATGATGCCAAGAATGGATGGCTACGAGGTTTGTTCAAGACTGCAAAAAAACAGCGAAACTGCCTACATCCCCGTGATATTTATAACCGCCCTGGGAGAAGAACAGGACAAGGCCAGGGCTTTTTCCGTTGGCGCTGTTGACTACCTTGTGAAACCTATTCAAAAAGAAATCCTTATTCACAAGGCTCGTACACATCTAAAGACGAATACCCAATGGAAGGAACTGCACAAAGATGCTGTCCCATCTGAGGAAGGGATGCAGCCATCCTATTTTCTCCAATTCAAGGAATTTCTGTTCGATCAGTTAGATCTTGAGTCTGAAAAGAGGGTTAAATTTTCTGCTATTTCGCCTTCTCAAATTTATTTAATCGTTCGTTACCTAGGGATCACAAACAGCCAGATGGCTAAATATATCGCTGATTTTTTAAAACTACCTTATATCTCCCAAATCAACCCTTATGATGTTCAATTAGGAGTGCTTCCGATACCATTTTGCAGGACAAACCTCGTTGTTGCATTGAGCGATGGGGGTGAAGGGAATACCTTTGCACTGAGCAATCCCTTTAACTTGGAACTCCTGGATAGTTTAAACAAACTTACAGGGAAGGATCAAACTTTCAAACTCACAATAACCGAACCTGAACATATTGAATTATTATTTAAATATGGAGCAGACCTTGGCGGGGAGACACCGGCCAAAAGGGTCGCCATAGCTGAAGACACACAAAAAATTGAGGGGCCTACCAGCGAGTTGATCAAACAGATGTCAAAAAAGGAAATTGAAAAACACCCTATTGTCTATATTGCCAACACCATGATCAATAAAGCCGTATTGGAAAGGGCCAGCGACATCCACATAGAACCCAAGGAGACCGAAACTGTTGTCCGCTTTCGGATTGACGGGGATTTGAGGGATTCTTTTGCCCTGAAAAAGAACACAGGCGTTAAACTCATATCCCGGCTCAAGGTACTGGGAGGCCTTGATTTGGCTGAGAAAAGGAAGCCTCAGGACGGATCTTTTGCAGCAACCATAAACAACAAGACCTTCAAGTTAAGACTGGCTACCACTTCCACACCTAATGGTGAAAGCCTTATTATTCGATTACTGGAACCGAGCGCCAAACCAAAAGACCTGAAAGAACTCGGTATGGCAGATAAACAGGTCAACACCATGATTGATTTTGCCAAACGAACCCATGGAGTCATCCTGATCGTAGGGCCCACAGGGTCAGGAAAGACTACAACCATTTACAGTTTCCTATTCCATATAGATTGTAAAACACGAAGCCTGATATCCGCAGAAGACCCTGTGGAATACTATATACCATTTGCCAATCAGCAACAGGTGAATGAAAAGGCCGGGGTTACCTTTGAATCACTTCTCAAATCAGCTGTGAGGCAGGATCCTGACATATTGTTCTTGGGAGAGATCAGGGATCAATATTCTGCTAAAATGGCAATGGACTTTGCCAGCACAGGCCATCTGACCGTCACTACTTTGCATACATCCAATGCTACCACTGCAATTTTCCGTCTTGAAAGACTGGGCATTGATCGGGGTACAATGGCAGATCCCCTCATCGGTGTTGTAGCCCAGAGATTGCTGAAAAGGCTTTGTCCGCATTGTAAGAAGATAATCCAGATCTCTCAGGAAGAGATTGATATGATTTCGCCATTTACTGATGAGATCCCATCCCAGGTCGCGCATCCTGTCGGATGTCCGAAATGTAACAACACCGGCTACCATGGACGAGAAGGGATATATGAAATAATAAAATTTGACCCTGAAATCTCTGAAATGGTTCGCTCAGGCGTGCCTATTTCTGAGATAAGAAACTTTATCAGAGATAGGGGAGATTTTCTTGTTAGCTACCATGCTGTAGAAAAAGTAAAAGAGCTCCTTTTCTCTCCAAAGGACGTTTATGAAACGGTGCTGGTGGAAGAGTTGGCATTCGAACAAAAGAGACCTAAAAAAGAAGACCACCGAATGCCTGTCACCGAGAAGAAGATAAAAGATAAGATATCGATCCTCGTTGTGGAGGACGATAAGGATTCTCAAAGATTGATAGCTCGCTTCCTGGAAAACCATGGCTATACCGTAGTCCTTGCAGAAGATGGCATTGATGCCCTCCTTCAATTGGGCAGACATAAATTTGATCTGATCATTTCGGATGTTAACATGCCCAACCTGGATGGCTTTAAATTACTGGAGATGAAGAGTCAAAAAGGGATAGAAGCCCCGGTGATATTTTTGACATCCAGGACAGATCCGGAAGATGCGAAAAGGGGACTGGAACTTGGAGCAATGGACTATATCAAGAAGCCAACCCAGAAGGATATATTATTGTTGAGGGTGAAAAATGCCCTTGAAAACTGCAACAAAGGAGAAGACAAAGGTGGCTGA
- a CDS encoding prepilin-type N-terminal cleavage/methylation domain-containing protein — MKIFKGNLKGFTLIEILMVIAIVGLLASVALPAYVNYIKKARSTQCHVNRDALQKIIVQYCNDNPNTELKNLKQLVTEGYLQSEPNCPLGGEYVLIPAELVDSYYPVVACSMHFLPTTSHPVPKPPAPVPPTPKPPKPPAPEPPVPIPPKPPAPKKPLTSLGSTFKEISTGMIDLIEGFYKKRGRYPRSWGDYRFTDIGLDPDEWSKGYNGIIYSPVGNRMQIKPEEGCTFYVTDLKGKERRLPWSYKWNLVYSVENKQWYYHSTKKGNEIDISTLRVIQK; from the coding sequence ATGAAAATATTTAAAGGCAATCTTAAAGGATTTACCTTGATAGAGATCCTTATGGTTATAGCCATTGTAGGCCTTTTGGCCTCTGTGGCGCTTCCAGCATATGTGAACTACATCAAGAAGGCACGTTCAACTCAATGTCATGTAAACAGGGATGCTCTGCAAAAAATAATTGTGCAGTATTGCAATGATAATCCCAATACCGAGCTAAAAAACCTAAAGCAACTGGTAACTGAAGGATACCTGCAGAGTGAACCCAACTGCCCATTGGGAGGGGAATATGTATTGATTCCAGCAGAACTTGTTGATTCCTACTACCCAGTAGTGGCATGTTCAATGCATTTCTTGCCAACTACCTCACACCCAGTTCCGAAACCTCCAGCTCCCGTACCTCCGACTCCAAAACCTCCTAAACCTCCAGCTCCAGAACCGCCAGTTCCTATACCTCCGAAACCTCCAGCTCCGAAAAAACCTCTTACGAGCTTAGGGTCTACTTTTAAAGAAATAAGCACGGGTATGATAGATTTAATAGAGGGATTTTATAAGAAAAGGGGTAGATACCCAAGAAGTTGGGGTGATTACAGGTTTACTGATATTGGACTAGATCCTGATGAATGGAGTAAAGGTTACAATGGTATAATTTATAGTCCTGTAGGAAACCGAATGCAGATTAAACCTGAAGAGGGATGCACGTTTTACGTAACCGATCTTAAGGGCAAAGAACGTAGGCTTCCGTGGAGCTACAAATGGAATTTAGTATATTCTGTTGAAAACAAACAGTGGTATTATCACAGTACTAAAAAGGGCAATGAAATAGACATATCAACTTTGCGGGTAATACAAAAATGA
- a CDS encoding B12-binding domain-containing radical SAM protein, with amino-acid sequence MKILLVAPERERKKEEAFLFRLGFLNLPYVAAVTPPDAEVRIVDEAYEPVNFNEKVDLVGISAQTPVAPRAYQIAEEFRKRGVTVVMGGVHASILPQEALEHVDAVVIGEAEVTWPQLLEDFCCGRLKRVYRADGWVRGDEIPLPRRELLNPRFYFPLKLLETTRGCPHRCDFCQVSRFFGNQYRNRPLKEIAKELEAMFGAGPVMAPWAKRILSFISRDLPYFLKRRLLYIIDNNVVSDRKFAIELLSLLKDYDLLWWGHAPVSIADDDELLQLFAASGCTAVNIGFESLSPKNLEIMKKGFNKPHKYREAVRKIHGYGIGIMGTFVVGLDDDDPGVFQRTLDFVVENRLDWSLAFIMTPYPGTESFERLEREGRFLTKDWQKYDSLNAVYQPLLMGVEELEKGMRWIWKETFSLRSIFQRIIKPPRIHPLFYLPMNWSFHRLTKNW; translated from the coding sequence ATGAAGATCCTCCTTGTCGCACCAGAGCGGGAGAGGAAAAAGGAGGAGGCCTTTCTCTTCCGACTTGGCTTCTTGAACCTCCCCTATGTGGCCGCTGTGACCCCCCCGGATGCCGAGGTGAGGATCGTGGACGAGGCCTATGAACCCGTAAACTTCAATGAAAAGGTCGACCTGGTGGGGATATCGGCTCAGACGCCGGTGGCCCCCAGGGCCTATCAGATCGCGGAGGAGTTTCGCAAGAGAGGGGTAACGGTGGTGATGGGTGGTGTCCACGCCAGCATACTACCCCAAGAGGCCCTGGAGCATGTGGACGCGGTGGTGATCGGTGAGGCAGAGGTCACCTGGCCTCAGCTCCTGGAGGACTTCTGCTGTGGCAGATTAAAGAGGGTATACCGAGCCGATGGGTGGGTAAGGGGTGATGAGATCCCCCTGCCCAGGAGAGAGCTGTTGAACCCTCGCTTCTATTTTCCCCTGAAACTCCTCGAGACGACCCGTGGCTGTCCCCACCGGTGCGATTTTTGCCAGGTATCCCGTTTCTTCGGCAACCAATATCGAAACCGCCCCCTAAAGGAGATCGCTAAGGAGCTAGAGGCCATGTTCGGAGCGGGGCCGGTCATGGCCCCTTGGGCCAAGAGGATCCTCTCCTTCATAAGCAGAGACTTACCATATTTTTTAAAGAGGAGGCTTTTGTATATCATCGATAACAATGTGGTCTCAGACAGGAAATTTGCCATCGAGTTGCTCTCACTATTGAAGGACTACGACCTGCTGTGGTGGGGACATGCCCCGGTCTCCATCGCCGACGATGATGAACTCCTCCAGCTCTTTGCCGCCAGTGGCTGCACCGCCGTCAACATCGGCTTTGAATCCCTCTCTCCCAAGAACCTGGAGATCATGAAAAAGGGGTTTAATAAGCCCCATAAATACAGGGAGGCGGTCAGAAAGATCCATGGATATGGGATCGGGATCATGGGGACCTTTGTTGTGGGCCTGGACGACGACGACCCAGGGGTATTCCAGAGGACCCTCGATTTCGTCGTGGAGAATAGGCTTGACTGGTCCTTGGCCTTCATCATGACACCATATCCCGGCACGGAGTCATTTGAGCGGCTGGAAAGGGAGGGTAGGTTCCTGACCAAAGATTGGCAGAAATACGACTCCTTGAACGCCGTCTATCAACCCCTCTTGATGGGCGTGGAGGAGCTGGAAAAAGGGATGCGGTGGATATGGAAGGAGACCTTTTCCTTAAGGTCCATCTTTCAAAGGATCATCAAACCCCCTCGCATCCACCCCCTCTTCTACCTCCCCATGAACTGGAGCTTTCACCGGCTTACCAAGAACTGGTAG